The nucleotide window atataaacTAGTTGGTgtataataaaaagtaatgaaattctGAGAAGAGTTTTATCTTAggataatacatatatatatgcagtgtGTGTTCCAGTGTGGTATTAACAGGACTAATAGTGCAATTTGATCCTTACCAATACCATTACTTAAGTTAAAGTGTCCATTAGCACCCCAAAATGTACCTTTTAAATGTACTGGTAAAGGAAATTGGCTTCTGATGCATGAATATTTACATGTACACTGAAAGTAGTCCATAATAGAACTGTTAGTTTAAGCCAAGTGTAGACAGTACATCACTCCCTTGAAAAAGAATTAAGCTAAAAAGAGTTGACTTTGCCTTAAAAGGCAGATCGATCTAACCCAAGCCCCATCCGTTACCTACTATGTGATATTTCATCATTATTTGGTGAGAATCACCAAATCCTCACCAATAAATTGGTCTAGGGTATGCTGCTTTTTAAATGGTGGCACTATTTTTACAGATTGCTACTCCAAGGAAGAAAACTGGCCacttttcatgtaaatattttgttaaaagatTTATATATCTCTCTAGGAGTTTTCCCTTAGTTCCTAGGATAGAGTGCAGGAGTAGATTAACAACAAAAAGTCTCCCAAGGATGTCTTGTTTTGATTTACTCTAAGGAACTAATGCTCATTCATTTGGGCCAAAGGGAAGCTATGAATAGAGAGTCACATGAGCCAGATTCTCTACTTCATTGTTCATAGAAACCAGAGAGTAGTTGTGGGAAATCCTACACCATGGTGAAATGCTCCTCTGTAAACTTGAAATCTAGAACAAATGTAGATTTTCACAATGTGCTTATTAATAAATGATATCTATGGAATGAGTTTTAGAGATAATTTACTTCAGAACAATCACCTTTGTTTTGGAAGGGACTCAGGTTTTCTTGCAGTTGTAAGATAACGttctatttgtgtttatttcaaagagaagagaagaatggaGCAGTTACTGTGGACTTTGCAGCAGCTGCTTAAAAAGGTAGTTTTTGAGGCTAACCAACCTTCAGAGGACAATGGAGATGTGAACTTGCTCATTTTAAAGCACAGCAGATTCatcttaatttattaattaagaTGGGTACTATCTCTGGAAGGTCTCCTTATGTTCAAATATGTTGCCTTATACTATAATGGCTTCATTCTGATAAGTGATCAAGGTCTATAGAAAATTGATACCAGAAAAGATGTTGGTGGTTATAATCCAATCCTTCagttttacagatagggaaaacTGAAGGTCAGAAAAGGGACTAAAAGTCAGTTCATGAGGGAAGAGGGAATAAGAGGGAGGGAAAGCTgaattaattcttaaaattttcctaTAAAGATAGAGATGGTACAAATGAATTTTGCAAAGTAAGTAGTTTTGTGATAATAAAAAAAGCCTGCTCTTGAggtatatttaatgtttatgtaacAAAAGTGGCTTGATGCagtattatttaaagaaaatttttttggaTCTGGATTAAACATTCTTGACTTTCTCAGACTTCTTGAAAGCTGATATTcctattaaaaagtatttatatagGAATGTTTTACTATATCACTCTGAATCCAGATTTCCAAAAAAATCTGTTGAGGCAAACAACTTCCCTTCTAGGTTTAGTCAGTGTacctttgttaaaataatttggaaGCAATCTTTCTATTaagttaggtttttaaaaagccaattattaagatatttttgttaatttcctcATATAAATTATCAGCTACTGTAATTATTACAGGACATTAATAATGATTTAAACATAGTAGCTAATTAAGACTTGTTTAtggtatttattaaaattctcaacctgacattttaaaacttaaaaacattttaaaaatagcctagAACAGTATGTGAAAAGGTACTGGAACTTTTAATTTTCCATAAGTCATGTGAATACTGGGAGCCTCTAGTTCTGGGAAAATGGctggttaagattttttttgttttaagttaagTTGAAGGGCGGAATTTTAACCTCATAGCCAGTTTTGATTTACAAAACCCTTTAGAATTTCGTTAAGCCAGTGGCTTTCCCCAAGAAAAAAACCATACTATCTTATAGTTGATTTCATCCTAGTTGAGCGTCCTGTTATCACAGTTGACGAAATCATGCCTAGAAGTAATGTGCCCGGGACCACCACACGGTGGCAGTAGCAGACTCATGCTTATCCAGAACTGTGAAGTAGCTTATGATGCTACAGGACAGCTTAAAGGTGTGGGCAGAGATAGAAGGTGTAtaagatgaacagaaaaaatgagagaagcaaaataagaaacaagtgttTTATTGTGcacatgaataaaaagaaaccGTACGGGGAATATGTAACTTGAGTTAAGCATATTTTAACTGTCTGACTGAGGGACAAAGGCCTACAGAGGCCCTCATGGTAATATATAACatagaaaatagaagagtaaCATCTTTATACAATAAACTGTTAGAAATAAGTTTAAGTGTAAAGTTGTGCGTGCCTGCGGCTCTTAAAGATTACTGTGTAGAGACTGGACCCTGCcctatgttaaatattaaaaacaccaaaaccaaaaaaaaaaaaccaaaaaaaaacttGGGTACTTAGAATTGACTTACTACCATAAAACTTCAGAGTAATAAATGGTGACAGTGGTAGTATTAAATCAAAACTAGTCAAGCACATAGTGTTCCAGTGGAGCAAAAGCATAGTTTATCTTCTCTGTTAGAAATGTATAATTGCGGTTTCTTTTTCTTGGGCTTGAAAATTCTCCTTTCCAGATACCTAAGAAAAATGTATACCTTCTGCGTTGAATCCATGTAGCaatctgaaaaaagaaaccaaaatgagatggtattgaaaagataatttataaCCTATAACAATGCATAGTTCCTGTACCAtgaatctaaaacaaacacatCAAACCTCTGAAACCCACCCACTCCTAACACCAGTCATTAAAGAAACTTTATTCTTCAATTAAATTTCTAAGATATATATTGGTTAAAAATCACATCATTTTggtgcctcttttgtcatagccTGTATGTCTTAAGTCATGGTGAATTTGACCAAATTATCTTAGACCTCCACTATCCAGGCATAAGAGCTCACTGGCACTTGTGAAGCTATTTGGAACTGGAGACTGAAGAGAGATGAATGGCTAATCATCCATGTCCATTTTTCCTCCCTGGGCTCACTATTACTAAGGTTCAAATTAAGTACTGACACATTGCTTTTCTCTGGATACCAATGTATTTATTGGATCCTAGTTAGCAAACTGCATATGCTTAATAACCTTGAAGAAATCTGGtgagactgaaagaaaataagatgaaatatttctttagacCTGAGATTATTTTCAGGATGGTGACAGTTCAAGATGGATTCGAATGTCTGAAAATGGAAGATCGGTTCTTATGAATAATTTCAACTCCTAAGACTAACCCCTGACAAAGACTCAGTAGTTCTGCTAGCCTGTCGATGTAAAATATAAACCCCATTTGTCTTAGTTATATAGAACTGTTTCCAGCTCAGAAAAGTCAAACCAATTCCTTTGGTAACAAtctatcctcattttttattcAGCTCCTAGaacatggaaattttaaatatgaattggCTAAAATAGGCAAAAACTGTGCAGTAAGTGATGGTTTATTAGTTAGGAAATCAGTTTTAGTGATTGAAAACTGTGAGTATAGGTTAATAACTACCTGGGTAACTGAAGCCTTATTTTGCTTTCATACCACTTACTTgtttaaggaaaacaaagtttGGTCTGCATTGCCCAGATAGTTATGACACCCTTCTTTTATTTTAGGTGTGTAGAACTTGCCTCCGTCTACAAAACAAGTAACTATTTTATTAAACCGGTTGGTTAGAAATGAAAACCAGGTATGATTGTAAACTGGCATTATTTCATGTGTAGGATCTGTTTTAACAATAGCTATTCCcatcagagaaaaagaatgagatgcaACTATATCCATTATGCTTCTTCTACCTTCCAGGCTACTATGAAGACACACATTAAGATGAACTATGAATGGGAGTTGGGGGAAGAGGCTGAAGGGGAGGAGCACACACACCACAACACACATTGACACAGAGGCTATCTCCAGGCTCGGACTGTTCTTTATTACTGTTCTTAAAATGTTCATTCTGCTGCAACTAACTAGCCTCCATCTTCTACACCAAATACTATTCCATGCCATGGAAGTGCTATGCAATAACTCCAGGTAGCACCTTATACCGCTTAAAAGCCTTTAAATATCTAATCTGAGGGTGTCACAGTAAAGAAATGTAAACaccttaggaaaaaagaaaaatgtaattaccTGATAAAGTCATCTATGTCCATGGAACGGGCCCGCTTGTCACTAAAACCTGTGCTGGTTAGGATTTGCTGTATTTTATCTGCTATGCTGAAATCTTCTGGTATTATCTATCAATATAAGATTCAGAATAAATGAACAACATATCTTTAATGAAGTCACGTtgactcttttttgtttgtttagctcAGTAACTGATAAAATAGTCACCTTTATCTGCTTACGACAGTTTGAAAAGCCTATTTGTACAGTTAATAAGACTCGGACCACCAGTTATGCGGTGGTTCTTCAGTGCATACCAGATACTCAGAAAACTGGATGAGTTACTCATGTATACTcccccttttcttaaaaattctggATGGTCAGTTTCAGGATTAAGGTACTTTAtgtcacaaaataaatcaagctacaaactaaattttaaagcaGGTgttactcctttaaaaataatctcacattttcttggcacaaatttaattttaccagCCAAATTTTCTCAAAGAGATACCCTCCAACCtttgagaatattaaatatttcataccacatttttttctccaaatatttttcttaatccaGTCTAATGATGTTTTATGACTTTGTCCATAAGAAGAGAAACTGAAGGTAGCAATATATTAAGCTATATAAGATCTGAGTCCAAAAATACAATGgaaatttgcttttatctttctgCTGTTTAATTAACTTGAACTTAAAAATTATCAGACATCGTATAATTACTATATAGTTATGTGTAGGTGGGCTTACCCACATACAACATTGGTTAAAGAAAATGTTGCACAGATAATGATGAAAAAGAGGCTCATAACCAAAAATCTATTAAGCCTATACTTTATTCTAATTATGCCaatttctggattaaaaaaaaaagttacagaatgGTAACTTTAAATCTGGAATTGCTACGTGAGCAACAAGGAATGATCACAATTCAGAGTATAGTGAATGGTACATAATTTGAGCCGAACAAACTACACATGCCTAAAGCTTTAAGAAAATTACGAGTCAGCTGAATCTCTTTTTATGTCTAAGAACAACTGTACAGTTAAGCTTAGTGGTGTAATCCAGGCTGCTCAGCTCTGGTCCAAGAATATACCGCAATACTGACATATTAGGGTTCAATATTAAGGTTGTGTTAGTTAAATATCACTTTTAAGGATCACGTGGAATGTGCAAAATTAGTAAGCTAGCGATGAAAAGGAGTAAGAAGTAGAGGGGCATTTTGAAACACAGCAAATCGAAACCAAAGAGACCACAGAAACTTTTTGCTTACAATATTATGGACCGAACAGTGAATTCTGTAGTTTTTTTCCAAAAGCTGTTGCACTGCACTTGACCTATAATATAAAGGAAGTGATATCACTATTACTCCAAAATCAGAGATgataaataatttcctttcagtttattataaatttaaatctatGTTCCACATGGTAAAATTAAGGGACTAAAAAAGGTGTTAATATTTAAACTTGTGAAACAACCACAAACTGGTTATATTTAAAAGGTAAAGTTTCCCAAGTaggtcccatgctgtcagtggCAGCCCGATGCTGAGctagatctcacgaaccatgaggtcacgaccaGAGCTGCAATCAGGAGTTGGAtggctaactgagccacccaggtgcccctttttgaaattcttaaagGAGTTCGAGACTCTCCACAAaacatcacctcaaaaagaaaaaaaaagtgaaattacagCTTTCagaacctctttttttcccttaggcCTCAAATTGCTCTTACAAAATTTTTTCCAAGTTAATAAAATTGCATCAATTTTTCATAGGTGTGGAAAGGACCCACTACcccatttttccaaggaaaaatgAGACAGATGTGTGgtcagtttttgggttttttttttttttccgttttgcCAAAAAACCTGATCTAATTCCAAATTCCTAGGAATGTTCTTTGTTAAATTTTCCTGCCTTCCAGAGTACCAAGTTAGTGTAAAAGGTAAAGTATATCTGGACACGGATAATCTTTACACTTTAGGATATCTGTTCAGGTATCTGTTACCAAATTCTAATACTTAGCAGTTTCTACAGCAATAGTCCTTCATATatcataaatgagaaaaattctcaCTTAAATGCCGCAGACAGTGTCTTGTTCTTCCTAACAAAGGTGATCCTTACTAGGCCATCCCATTCCTGAAACAGAAAATGGATCATTTGTTATAAAATATCAAACCTTGCCTATGTCTTCTAGGTATtgtcttttaatatataaaactgaaaagaaccTTCTGGAGTTCTGTATTTTGATCTAGCTGACGTGTAAAAAAGTAAGATATGTACTTGATTTTTGCACTTTTGTGCACTTCACTGAATATTTtatcctcaattttaaaaatcaaaaaaaaattattccacatCTGAATAAAGAATGTGACATTTATTAAAATCAAAGTACCATTTTCAAAAAACATGATTCCAAATAGGATTTAGAATATAGCCTATGCAACATCCCTAAATGACCCAGAAGAGGTAACTAACCAGTCCATTTACCACTGGTTACTGACCACACAAGAAATCATGTTTTTATCCAAGCCGACTGCAGTATGCTTTTACATCCAGTGATCTAACTACTTATTTGCAGAAATATGAATTTTGATTAAAAACTGCTACCCAGAAGATAAAtccaactatttttattttatcttgttttctaccttgtttattcaaatttttatttgaataagtCAAATAGATACAGGTTTTCCATAGTTATACTCTTTAGTATGCAATTATGCACtggcattctattttttttttttttgaaagacagagaatgtgtaggagaggggcagcagagagacagggagagagaatcccaagcaggctccaagttgtcaatacagagcctagcatggggctcaatcccatgaaccatgagaccatgacctgatccgaGATCAACAGCCAggggcttaactgagccaccaggcaggcacccctgcaatAGCATTCTAATCTGCactttttgcaaacattttccatGCTTTTTTGTGCTTTTCACAATGATCTTACATCCAATTATTCCATCTACTCAATTACACAGATGTCATAATTAGCATTTTCCTGCTTGGACATTTAGGTTGACTCAATATTTTCTGCTGCTAGAGACACACATCTCCCAGCTTGGTCTTTTTTCCGACTTTATTGAATGACCTAGTATTTTAATCTCACCTGAAAATTGATAGGTGGTGGTGGATTCTTGGGTTCTATTCTTACGACACTGGATTCCACCTTTGGTGGTGGCCTGAAATTGTTCTTTCCAACCTATTAATCAGAAAATAAGGAATCCTCTCAAAAactgcttgttttttttgttttgttttgagagcgagagagcgcatgtgcatgCACCCACAGGagcaaggaagggggagagggagagggagagaggcttaagcaggctccactctcagcacggagcttgatccagagctcaatctcatgaccctgggaccatgacctgagccgaaatcaagagccagacactcaaccaactgaggcagccaggcacctccctccttttttttcaaatacagttttaaattaGTGATTAAATATGCTTTCCTCACAGAAGGCACAACTAGATGCTCAAGGATGAGGTAAGCCATATTATTTCACTAACAGTCACTTACTTTCATCAGATGGTCCACACGTGCTAACAGCTGTGTATTGATTGATAGTCTGCAGTATAATTTATCTCCAGGCTTTGCAACTAGTCGGAGAGCAAATTCTCTTTGAAACATAAGTACAGCACATCTGAAGAGACAAGGAAAATGGTCACTTTTAACTGTAAACGTATCTTAACTTCAATTAATTGTCTTAGGTGGGAAATAGCAGTGCAAGATCTGTGGTTAATGAGAATTCATTCAGCTGCTGAGAAGGCACAACAGTTTCAGATTTAGCTTTATTACCATAAAATGAtccatctgccttttctttttataatggcTGCACCGCCAATCCTTGCGTATGTAAGCCCTCGGTGATCAGATGAGAAAGTATTTCAGATAAGCCCGAGTCCATTACCCTtgctaagaaaacaaaacccaaactaaCAAAATTGGCTCAGGAGCCCAGTGGTATTTATAGGGTAGCAAACACCCTTAATggaaggagaggcaggagagacagATTGTGACGTTGGCGTCCTCCGGATAGAACAGGTAAGGAACGTGGACTTTTTATTCGGCAAGCAATGGGGAGGCTTTTCGGAGGCTCTTGAACTGGAGAAGAGCACCTTCAAAGCTGGGCTTtgactttcaaatttttttgaCAATGAATCAGACCAGGAAATACCTTTGATATTGCAGGCCACGCCACAACTATCTgtattatatgtgtttttatgtaACTCAAGCAAAAGTTTCATAAAATTATAACCACCTGGGCCACATGCAATGCATGCTCTCTGATATACTCTAttccatgtcattaaaaaaatgacagtcaTGACTCAAGAAATTTAAACTACTAAAGGGTTTTTGACTTGGAATTTGAAAACCCGTTACATATCGTGCTAGAGACCAGTGAGGAGACCACTGCAATTGTCTAGACATAAGGTAATAAAAAGAGTCTGACCTGGACTAATGGAAAGAGTATTAGAAAACAGGGAAGGGCTGCCTGGTCTCAGAAGCGGGATTTATACCACACCTCCCCCAAATAACTATGTCAactgaataaaaaggaaagaccTCCATACAAATAGATACTTTCTACAGAACACATTCTTGATTCTCCAACAGTTTTCTAATTGAATTGACTTTCATCTTTGGCTGTGTTTCACCTTTGACCCAAGATATGGCAGTAATTTTGGTCTTTTGTCACAAACCTGAAAAAAGGTCGGTGCAGCAACAGCTTGAAGACAAAGGGGGAAGAGATCTGTAAGAGAGTTCACGAGTTACTTCTGAGAAAGACACACCACAGAAGTATGTTTGTAGAATGTTCCCAACAATTTGGACACATACCTGATATGGCAAATTTGCCACACAGGCATCAAAGAATGGCAAATCTGTTTTCAACACATCACCCACCAGTACTTGAAGTTTGCTGGCCAGAGGcctaataataaggaaaaaaagcaattaaaaaagatAGTGTTTCACAAGATTGAAATGCACTCTAATTCTAACTTGCATACTCACGTGCCCTGAACTCTTTTGTGAAGTTCAGCTACTAGTCTTGGGTCAAGTTCACAGGCAATTAcctatgttaaaaaacaacacaacacaaaacaaaaaacggtATTTGGGGGTAAATTATGGAGCGTAAATCTTGTTATCTCAGTCATAACTCTTACATGATTAAGAGGAATTAAATTTCTTTCCCCAATTCTACCATCAATATTCCTTCATTTATACTCTactatttcaaacaaaaaaaaactccaccATTGAGATAAGTAGACTCTACTCTGAGTGGCACCTGTTCAACGGCTCCCCTTCGTATAGGCTCTGGTAACACAGTTCCCTCCTTGTGCCCCTTGAGGCCTCTGCATACTAACTCTCTGGCTGTTGCTGGCCTGTGGGTATTTCACTAATGTGTACTGGTTCCCTTAACCCCACTTTGAAATTTTGGATGCATTTAAttggaaactgagacacagaaggtACCAGCAGCAGCCAGGCAGTATCCCAATCTCAGAGACTCATGCTTCAGCTCTTCAGATCTGCTTCTCTAGCACCCAATACTCCAGCCTCCTTGCTTTGTCCCCTGGAGCCTAGAGGCGGTACCTACTCTTcgtaattattatttttgggtTACTtcagtgtttccattttattcttttagtcaCCTAACAACTTTGTAACTAATTCCCTCTATCAAATACCCTGTATTGAAATATCTAACATGGGTTCTATTTTCCTGACTGATATATCCCATACTTTTTTTtgtaatccatttttttaaattgagatatagttgacatataacattctattagtttcaggtgtatagcataGCCTATATTTGTATTGcacaatatgtacatattttgaaaaagtcTAGTTAGCATCCATTACCACACACACAGTTAAAATTTtgtcttgtaatgagaacttttaagatctactctctttggggtacctggatggttcagtcgatgtagcgtctgacttcggctcaggtcatgatctcactattcataggtttgagccctgcatcggactttgtgctgacagctcagagcctggagcctgttttcgattctgtgtctccccctctctccacccctccctcacttgcgctcttgtctctcccaaaaatgaataaatgttaaagaaaacaattaagaaaaaaaaaaaaagatctactctcttagcgactttaaaatatacatacaacaaaaggagcgcctgggtggcttagtcggttaagtgtctgactcttgatttcagatcaggtcgggatctcatggttggtgagttggagctctgtgcagacagtgcggagcttgcttgggattcattctctctctctctctctctctccctctctctgcccctcccctgt belongs to Acinonyx jubatus isolate Ajub_Pintada_27869175 chromosome A1, VMU_Ajub_asm_v1.0, whole genome shotgun sequence and includes:
- the DIMT1 gene encoding probable dimethyladenosine transferase isoform X3, translated to MPVWQICHIRSLPPLSSSCCCTDLFFRCAVLMFQREFALRLVAKPGDKLYCRLSINTQLLARVDHLMKVGKNNFRPPPKVESSVVRIEPKNPPPPINFQEWDGLVRITFVRKNKTLSAAFKSSAVQQLLEKNYRIHCSVHNIIIPEDFSIADKIQQILTSTGFSDKRARSMDIDDFIRLLHGFNAEGIHFS
- the DIMT1 gene encoding probable dimethyladenosine transferase isoform X1 encodes the protein MPKIKPGTSGRRRDRLKQSRELKSAGGLMFNTGIGQHILKNPLIVNSIIDKAALRPTDVVLEVGPGTGNMTVKLLEKAKKVIACELDPRLVAELHKRVQGTPLASKLQVLVGDVLKTDLPFFDACVANLPYQISSPFVFKLLLHRPFFRCAVLMFQREFALRLVAKPGDKLYCRLSINTQLLARVDHLMKVGKNNFRPPPKVESSVVRIEPKNPPPPINFQEWDGLVRITFVRKNKTLSAAFKSSAVQQLLEKNYRIHCSVHNIIIPEDFSIADKIQQILTSTGFSDKRARSMDIDDFIRLLHGFNAEGIHFS
- the DIMT1 gene encoding probable dimethyladenosine transferase isoform X2 — protein: MTVKLLEKAKKVIACELDPRLVAELHKRVQGTPLASKLQVLVGDVLKTDLPFFDACVANLPYQISSPFVFKLLLHRPFFRCAVLMFQREFALRLVAKPGDKLYCRLSINTQLLARVDHLMKVGKNNFRPPPKVESSVVRIEPKNPPPPINFQEWDGLVRITFVRKNKTLSAAFKSSAVQQLLEKNYRIHCSVHNIIIPEDFSIADKIQQILTSTGFSDKRARSMDIDDFIRLLHGFNAEGIHFS